The Parus major isolate Abel chromosome 5, Parus_major1.1, whole genome shotgun sequence genome contains a region encoding:
- the BDNF gene encoding brain-derived neurotrophic factor isoform X2, which yields MTILFFTMVISYFTCMKAAPMKEASLRGQGSLSYPGLRTHGTLESINGPSAGSRGLTSLADTFEHVIEELLDEDQDIQPSEGNKDADLYTSRVMLSSQVPLEPPLLFLLEEYKNYLDAANMSMRVRRHSDPARRGELSVCDSTSEWVTAAEKKTAVDMSGATVTVLEKVPVPKGQLKQYFYETKCNPKGYTKEGCRGIDKRHWNSQCRTTQSYVRALTMDNKKRVGWRFIRIDTSCVCTLTIKRGR from the coding sequence ATGACCATCCTTTTCTTTACTATGGTTATCTCATACTTCACTTGCATGAAAGCTGCCCCAATGAAAGAAGCTAGTCTAAGAGGACAAGGCAGCTTGTCTTACCCAGGTCTTCGGACCCACGGGACCCTTGAGAGCATAAATGGGCCCAGTGCTGGTTCAAGAGGACTGACATCGTTGGCAGATACTTTTGAACATGTCATAGAGGAGCTTCTAGACGAGGACCAGGACATCCAGCCCAGTGAGGGAAACAAGGATGCAGACTTGTACACATCCCGAGTCATGCTAAGCAGTCAAGTGCCTTTGGAACCCCCGCTGCTCTTTCTGCTCGAGGAGTACAAAAACTACTTGGATGCTGCAAACATGTCCATGAGGGTCCGGCGCCACTCCGATCCAGCTCGCCGCGGGGAACTGAGCGTGTGCGACAGCACGAGTGAGTGGGTGAcggcagcagagaaaaagactGCAGTGGACATGTCCGGGGCAACCGTCACAGTCCTGGAAAAAGTTCCAGTACCCAAAGGCCAGCTGAAGCAATACTTCTATGAGACCAAATGCAACCCTAAGGGGTACACAAaggagggctgcaggggcaTAGACAAGAGGCACTGGAACTCTCAGTGCCGAACTACCCAGTCTTACGTGAGAGCTCTCACCATGGATAATAAAAAGAGAGTTGGCTGGCGCTTTATAAGGATAGACACTTCTTGTGTATGTACATTAACCATTAAAAGGGGAAGATAG
- the BDNF gene encoding brain-derived neurotrophic factor isoform X3: MFHQVRRVMTILFFTMVISYFTCMKAAPMKEASLRGQGSLSYPGLRTHGTLESINGPSAGSRGLTSLADTFEHVIEELLDEDQDIQPSEGNKDADLYTSRVMLSSQVPLEPPLLFLLEEYKNYLDAANMSMRVRRHSDPARRGELSVCDSTSEWVTAAEKKTAVDMSGATVTVLEKVPVPKGQLKQYFYETKCNPKGYTKEGCRGIDKRHWNSQCRTTQSYVRALTMDNKKRVGWRFIRIDTSCVCTLTIKRGR; this comes from the coding sequence TTCCACCAAGTGAGAAGAGTGATGACCATCCTTTTCTTTACTATGGTTATCTCATACTTCACTTGCATGAAAGCTGCCCCAATGAAAGAAGCTAGTCTAAGAGGACAAGGCAGCTTGTCTTACCCAGGTCTTCGGACCCACGGGACCCTTGAGAGCATAAATGGGCCCAGTGCTGGTTCAAGAGGACTGACATCGTTGGCAGATACTTTTGAACATGTCATAGAGGAGCTTCTAGACGAGGACCAGGACATCCAGCCCAGTGAGGGAAACAAGGATGCAGACTTGTACACATCCCGAGTCATGCTAAGCAGTCAAGTGCCTTTGGAACCCCCGCTGCTCTTTCTGCTCGAGGAGTACAAAAACTACTTGGATGCTGCAAACATGTCCATGAGGGTCCGGCGCCACTCCGATCCAGCTCGCCGCGGGGAACTGAGCGTGTGCGACAGCACGAGTGAGTGGGTGAcggcagcagagaaaaagactGCAGTGGACATGTCCGGGGCAACCGTCACAGTCCTGGAAAAAGTTCCAGTACCCAAAGGCCAGCTGAAGCAATACTTCTATGAGACCAAATGCAACCCTAAGGGGTACACAAaggagggctgcaggggcaTAGACAAGAGGCACTGGAACTCTCAGTGCCGAACTACCCAGTCTTACGTGAGAGCTCTCACCATGGATAATAAAAAGAGAGTTGGCTGGCGCTTTATAAGGATAGACACTTCTTGTGTATGTACATTAACCATTAAAAGGGGAAGATAG